One Streptomyces dangxiongensis genomic window, TCACGGGTCGAGCGGGAGACCGCCGTGAGCCGCTGAGCCCGAAGGGCGTCAGTCTGATCAGCCCGAAGTCCGTAACGCGCTCGGGCGTCACGGGGGTTGATGAACCGGCGGATCGCGGGCACACGTGCTTGGTGATCTTCGTATCCAGCCGGGAGAGAGGGGCGTCACCACCGTGACCATGCCCGTACGCCGCATGAGCCGTCCCACCGGTTGGACTCGCCGGCCGTTCGATCTGCGCGTGACCGCCCTGTTCTTCGCGGTCCTCGCCCTCGCCCTGTGCGTCCTGGGATTCGCCGCCCGGACAGCGGCCTCGGCCGCCGAGCGGCGCCCTGTCTGGGTGGCCGTCCTGTGTCTGCTGGCGGTGTCCGCCGGGCTGGCGCTGCGACGCCGGCGGCGCCGCCTGTCCCCGGCGCGGACCGCTCAGCGGGCCGCCGTGGCGCTGGAGGAGGCGGCACACACGGCGCTGGAGGAGCTGCGGGCGCCCGCGCCCGAGGTCCCGGCCGCGTTCGTGCCCCGGCAGGCCGAGGCGGACCGCGATCTCCCCTCCCCCGCCCTCCTCCCCGCCCCTGACACCGTCGACTACGGCGCCCTCGACGCCGACGAGTTCGAGCAGGCCGTGGCCGCGCTGTGTGAACGGGACGGCTGTACGGCCGTGGAAGTCGTGGGCGGCGCGGGCGACTTGGGCGCCGACGTGCTGGCCATGGCACCGGACGGGCGGCGGATGGTCGTCCAGTGCAAACGGTACGGCGATGCGAACCGCGTCGGCTCGCAGGACCTCCAGCGCTTCGGCGGTACCTGCTACACCGTGCACGAGGCCGATGTCGCGGTCCTCGTCACCACCAGCGACTTCACGGCGCCGGCCGTCGAGTACGCCGAGCAGTGCGGGATACTGTGCCTGAACCGCGCGGCCCTGGACGCCTGGAGCGACGGCACCGGCCCGGCGCCGTGGCTGCTCGTGGACGTCAGCGGTCCCTGCTGACCGAGGTCGTGGCCCTGCGCAGGCCGCGGTGACGGTCGGGATTCACCGCGGCGGTCAGGCCGTTGAGCTGGAGCCGGGTGCCGCCGCGCAGATGGGCGAGGTCCTGGGTGCCGTCGCCGGTGGGGACGAGCCAGGTGAACTGCTCGGTCCAGGTCAGGCGGGATCCGATGGGGTCGTCGGCCAGTTCGACGGTGACCAGGGAGACCCAGCGGCGCCTGCCGTCGACCTCCGCCTCGTAGACGTACAGGATGCGGGAGTCCGGCACGATGTCCACGAACCGCGAGCGGTAGGCGAGGTGTTCCTCGGTGTCGCCGTTGACGAAGACGTTCCGGGCGCTCTCGCCACCGCCGACCCGGAAGTCCAGCTCGTGCTCGGCGGTGGAGGAACTGCCGGGGAGGCGGAACCAGCGCCGCCGCACGGACGGGTCGGCGAAGCCCCGGAAGACCTCGGCCCGCGCCACCGTGAAGTCCAGGTCGAGCGAGAACGAGCCGTGTAACGCGGGTGGTGGTGCGTCACCGGTGGAGGGAGAACCCGTTTCCGCCCGTGTGACCTGACCGGCAGCGTCCATTGGATCAACGTAACACAGGCCGTCAGAGCCAGCCTTCCAACGACTTGAGGAAGCCGTCGACGTCGTCCCGGTGGATGCAGTGACCCGTGTCCGGCACGTACACCACCTCGAAACCGCGCTCGC contains:
- a CDS encoding restriction endonuclease is translated as MSRPTGWTRRPFDLRVTALFFAVLALALCVLGFAARTAASAAERRPVWVAVLCLLAVSAGLALRRRRRRLSPARTAQRAAVALEEAAHTALEELRAPAPEVPAAFVPRQAEADRDLPSPALLPAPDTVDYGALDADEFEQAVAALCERDGCTAVEVVGGAGDLGADVLAMAPDGRRMVVQCKRYGDANRVGSQDLQRFGGTCYTVHEADVAVLVTTSDFTAPAVEYAEQCGILCLNRAALDAWSDGTGPAPWLLVDVSGPC
- a CDS encoding SRPBCC domain-containing protein produces the protein MDAAGQVTRAETGSPSTGDAPPPALHGSFSLDLDFTVARAEVFRGFADPSVRRRWFRLPGSSSTAEHELDFRVGGGESARNVFVNGDTEEHLAYRSRFVDIVPDSRILYVYEAEVDGRRRWVSLVTVELADDPIGSRLTWTEQFTWLVPTGDGTQDLAHLRGGTRLQLNGLTAAVNPDRHRGLRRATTSVSRDR